A part of Acidimicrobiales bacterium genomic DNA contains:
- a CDS encoding prolipoprotein diacylglyceryl transferase family protein, producing the protein MIAAIPYTTFPEITLGPLGLRTFGLMVALGVVAGSMVAARWGERWGVPADQTISLATRLVIAGVIGARLTWVVTHLDRIDGPIDIIAVWEGGLQFSGGFITAAIVGLPAFRRWARTTRWRMLDGSVLALTIGAAIGRIGCYSVGEHLGGPTGFVLATRYDGGQTREGANPLRDGVPPLEVGQVVHNTSLYELVSLVLLGLVLAWLLYRRRASPGTALGTFLVWYSLSRFTTDFFRAYDETVLGLTGAQWMCLALFPVGVAVLVVARPRLARAVAAEEAPLSSGTPGVAPPPSAPSP; encoded by the coding sequence GTGATCGCCGCCATCCCCTACACGACCTTCCCCGAGATCACCCTCGGGCCGCTGGGACTACGGACCTTCGGGCTCATGGTCGCCCTCGGCGTGGTGGCCGGGAGCATGGTCGCCGCCCGCTGGGGCGAGCGGTGGGGGGTCCCCGCCGACCAGACCATCAGCCTGGCCACCAGGCTCGTCATCGCCGGCGTCATCGGCGCCCGCCTCACGTGGGTGGTCACCCACCTCGACCGCATCGACGGTCCGATCGACATCATCGCGGTGTGGGAGGGCGGCCTGCAGTTCTCTGGCGGGTTCATCACCGCGGCGATCGTGGGCCTGCCCGCCTTCCGCCGATGGGCTCGGACGACCCGGTGGAGGATGCTCGACGGATCCGTCCTGGCGCTGACCATCGGGGCTGCCATCGGGCGCATCGGCTGCTACTCGGTGGGCGAGCACCTCGGAGGCCCCACGGGGTTCGTCCTCGCCACGCGCTACGACGGCGGCCAGACGAGGGAGGGGGCCAACCCCCTGCGGGACGGCGTGCCACCGCTCGAGGTCGGGCAGGTGGTGCACAACACCTCGCTCTACGAGCTCGTCAGCTTGGTCCTGCTGGGCCTGGTGCTGGCGTGGCTGCTCTACCGACGCCGGGCCTCGCCCGGCACTGCCCTCGGCACGTTCCTCGTCTGGTACTCGCTCAGTCGCTTCACGACCGACTTCTTCCGGGCCTACGACGAGACGGTGCTCGGGCTCACCGGCGCCCAGTGGATGTGCCTGGCGCTCTTCCCGGTCGGCGTCGCGGTGCTCGTCGTCGCCCGACCCCGCCTGGCGCGGGCGGTCGCCGCGGAGGAGGCACCGCTCTCCTCGGGCACGCCGGGGGTCGCGCCTCCCCCCTCGGCCCCCTCGCCCTAG
- a CDS encoding PH domain-containing protein has translation MHVWMVAQATTAVVGLALVGVGEAVLAGATEVELPWPPGLVTAVVAVVAVAVVWWFPRRAYERWTYELAAETLELRRGVVVARYTAIPYFRVQHIDVSRGPVERLLGLSELVVRTAAATTDARIPGVAAAEAEALRDVILDRTGRGDAV, from the coding sequence GTGCACGTCTGGATGGTGGCCCAGGCCACCACCGCTGTCGTGGGCCTTGCCCTCGTCGGGGTCGGTGAGGCCGTCCTGGCCGGCGCCACCGAGGTCGAGCTGCCGTGGCCCCCCGGGCTGGTGACCGCGGTCGTCGCCGTCGTGGCCGTCGCGGTGGTGTGGTGGTTCCCACGGCGCGCCTACGAGCGCTGGACCTACGAGCTGGCGGCTGAGACCCTCGAGCTGCGGCGGGGGGTCGTGGTGGCCCGCTACACCGCCATCCCGTACTTCCGCGTCCAGCACATCGACGTGAGCAGAGGCCCGGTCGAGCGTCTCCTGGGCCTGTCGGAGCTTGTCGTCCGCACCGCTGCGGCCACCACCGACGCACGGATCCCGGGGGTGGCGGCTGCCGAGGCGGAGGCACTGCGCGATGTGATCCTCGACCGCACCGGTCGTGGCGACGCTGTCTGA
- a CDS encoding PH domain-containing protein, translating to MATLSEAGTAATGVRPSRLHPVSPAFAVVSSLRQLVALVVVSVSIGGPRLLVGILVLQLAFQSAGWWRRTYSFDGEVLRVDEGLLARNQELIPARRVQQVTMVRKLRHRLVGVAELRIETAGGGDGGTVLEVLSLETASRLRTEVLAAKARAQGAGAPPSPLGGAEEGAEAATWVPRPLPLVTLGYRRLALAGLTGAELLVVFAFIASLLQLADDLPGNLLQRLRPLEAGLSAGEVALAVVLFLGIWLGSAVAAAILRDAGYALALVGDELHLQRGLLDRKEGVLPLGRIQAVRITASPLRRAFGLVSVRFQSAGRGTDREESRIDVPILPAAELDRLLALVLPGAAPLPPLKAAPTVALRRALVRRLLPVAAVAVPLVVVRGAAGLGVALVVAWFAGAWGVAAYRGLGHAVDDGFLVTRTGALLRRTVVVPTVRAQSGRVVRSPFQRSLGLATLHVDLAGPGRSPRVVDSSEGVVEAVLERVVGDVVGVPVTADASRDALRR from the coding sequence GTGGCGACGCTGTCTGAGGCGGGGACGGCGGCGACGGGCGTCCGGCCGTCTCGGCTGCACCCCGTCAGCCCCGCCTTCGCCGTGGTGTCGAGCCTTCGCCAGCTGGTGGCCCTGGTGGTGGTGTCGGTGAGCATCGGGGGGCCGCGCCTGCTGGTGGGGATCCTCGTGCTGCAGCTCGCCTTCCAGTCGGCGGGGTGGTGGCGGCGCACGTACTCCTTCGACGGCGAGGTCCTGCGTGTCGACGAGGGGCTCCTGGCGCGCAACCAGGAGCTCATCCCGGCGCGGCGGGTGCAACAGGTGACGATGGTGCGCAAGCTCCGTCACCGACTGGTTGGTGTCGCCGAGCTCCGGATCGAGACCGCCGGCGGGGGTGACGGAGGCACGGTCCTCGAGGTGCTGAGCCTCGAGACCGCCAGCCGTCTCCGGACCGAGGTGCTGGCCGCCAAGGCTCGGGCGCAGGGGGCCGGCGCGCCGCCCTCGCCCCTCGGCGGCGCCGAGGAGGGCGCAGAGGCTGCGACCTGGGTCCCCCGGCCCTTGCCGCTGGTGACCCTGGGCTACCGCCGCTTGGCCCTGGCCGGCCTCACCGGGGCCGAGCTGCTCGTCGTCTTCGCGTTCATCGCTTCGCTGCTGCAGCTGGCCGACGACCTTCCCGGCAACCTCCTCCAGCGCCTTCGACCGCTCGAGGCCGGGCTCTCGGCCGGCGAGGTGGCGCTGGCGGTGGTGCTGTTCCTCGGGATCTGGCTGGGCTCCGCGGTTGCCGCCGCCATCCTGCGCGATGCCGGGTACGCGCTGGCCCTCGTCGGCGACGAGCTGCACCTCCAGCGCGGCCTCCTCGACCGCAAGGAGGGGGTGCTCCCGCTCGGGAGGATCCAGGCCGTGCGCATCACGGCCTCACCCCTCCGGCGGGCGTTCGGACTCGTGTCGGTCCGCTTCCAGAGCGCCGGGCGGGGCACGGACCGGGAGGAGAGCCGGATCGACGTGCCCATCCTTCCCGCAGCCGAGCTCGACCGCCTCCTCGCGCTGGTGCTGCCGGGCGCGGCGCCGCTGCCGCCCCTGAAGGCCGCTCCGACGGTGGCGCTGCGCCGGGCGCTGGTGCGGCGCCTCCTGCCGGTCGCCGCGGTCGCCGTGCCCCTCGTCGTGGTGCGTGGCGCGGCCGGGCTCGGTGTCGCCCTCGTGGTCGCGTGGTTCGCCGGCGCCTGGGGTGTCGCCGCCTATCGCGGCCTGGGTCACGCCGTGGACGACGGCTTCCTCGTCACCCGCACGGGCGCACTGCTCCGCCGCACGGTCGTGGTCCCGACGGTGCGCGCCCAGAGCGGGCGCGTGGTGCGGTCGCCCTTCCAGCGGTCCCTCGGGCTGGCGACGCTGCACGTCGACCTGGCCGGGCCGGGGCGCTCACCCCGAGTCGTCGACAGCTCGGAAGGCGTCGTCGAGGCGGTGCTCGAACGGGTGGTGGGCGATGTGGTGGGCGTGCCGGTCACCGCCGACGCCAGCCGGGATGCCCTCCGACGGTAG
- a CDS encoding HU family DNA-binding protein, with protein MPSSIIPKALQHYGEGAHRQSKPLCRKGKCLTWPVHSVLMWTSASPQAPRTTEVALNKSELVDSVAGDAGVEKKQAESVLNAFFQRVASEAKGGRKVAWPGFGSFSSTKRAARTGRNPQTGAPVKIKASTAMKFTSSSTLKDALNNRGAKKATAKKSAAKKSTAKKATAKKATAKKATAKRSTAKKATAKRSPAKKAKAKKSTAKRSTAKKATAKKATKRR; from the coding sequence GTGCCGTCCTCGATCATCCCGAAAGCCTTGCAGCACTATGGCGAGGGCGCGCACCGGCAGTCGAAACCCTTGTGCCGCAAGGGGAAATGCTTGACCTGGCCCGTGCACTCGGTTCTGATGTGGACGTCTGCGAGTCCGCAGGCCCCACGTACCACGGAGGTCGCGTTGAACAAGTCCGAGCTCGTCGACAGCGTCGCAGGCGACGCAGGTGTCGAGAAGAAGCAGGCCGAGAGTGTGCTCAACGCGTTCTTCCAGCGCGTCGCGTCGGAGGCCAAGGGCGGTCGCAAGGTCGCCTGGCCTGGCTTTGGGTCGTTCTCCAGCACCAAGCGCGCCGCCCGCACTGGGCGCAACCCGCAGACCGGTGCCCCGGTGAAGATCAAGGCCTCCACGGCCATGAAGTTCACCTCCAGCAGCACGCTGAAGGATGCCCTCAACAACCGCGGCGCCAAGAAGGCCACTGCCAAGAAGTCCGCAGCGAAGAAGTCGACTGCCAAGAAGGCCACGGCGAAGAAGGCCACTGCCAAGAAGGCCACGGCGAAGAGGTCGACCGCCAAGAAGGCGACCGCGAAGCGGTCTCCGGCCAAGAAGGCCAAAGCCAAGAAGTCGACGGCGAAGAGGTCGACCGCCAAGAAGGCCACAGCCAAGAAGGCGACGAAGCGGCGCTGA
- a CDS encoding PIG-L deacetylase family protein codes for MHLNLAVPERALAIAAHPDDVEFGCGATVAKWAQAGCTVSHLVCTDGSKGSWDPTADTARLVVERQAEQRAAATALGATGEVVFLGWPDGELEAGLRQRWEVAYWIRRLRPDVVLGHDPWKRYRLHPDHRNAGLLAVEGVVAARDPHFFPEQQLAHHRPSTLLLWEADEADHAEDVTDHVDDKVAALLEHRSQFHTTHHIDDPDDAGQVARFRARVDDRLAELGALAGVGRAEVFKRIDDL; via the coding sequence GTGCACCTGAACCTGGCCGTCCCCGAGCGAGCCCTCGCCATCGCCGCCCACCCCGACGACGTCGAGTTCGGCTGCGGCGCCACCGTCGCCAAGTGGGCCCAGGCCGGCTGCACCGTCAGTCACCTCGTCTGCACCGACGGCTCCAAGGGCTCCTGGGACCCCACGGCTGACACCGCCCGCCTCGTGGTCGAGCGCCAGGCCGAGCAGCGGGCGGCGGCCACAGCCCTCGGCGCGACCGGCGAGGTCGTCTTCCTCGGATGGCCCGACGGCGAGCTCGAGGCGGGCTTGCGCCAACGGTGGGAGGTCGCCTACTGGATCCGCAGGCTCCGCCCCGACGTGGTGCTCGGCCACGATCCCTGGAAGCGGTACCGGCTCCACCCCGACCACCGCAACGCCGGTCTGCTGGCCGTCGAGGGGGTGGTGGCAGCGCGCGACCCGCACTTCTTCCCGGAGCAGCAGCTGGCGCACCACCGGCCGTCGACGCTCCTGCTCTGGGAGGCCGACGAGGCCGACCACGCCGAGGACGTCACCGACCACGTCGACGACAAGGTGGCTGCGCTGCTCGAGCACCGCAGCCAGTTCCACACCACCCACCACATCGACGATCCCGACGACGCGGGGCAGGTGGCGCGCTTCCGGGCCCGCGTCGACGACCGCCTGGCCGAGCTCGGCGCCCTCGCCGGGGTCGGCCGCGCCGAGGTCTTCAAGCGCATCGACGACCTGTAG
- the cofC gene encoding 2-phospho-L-lactate guanylyltransferase — MGASTTGPGAAPPAALVPIKAFAEAKLRLAPGLDAAERGDLARRMAATVLAAAEPLPVTVVCDDEEVADWAASHGAQIAWTPGLGLNGAVTAGAAVLAAAGWSRVVVAHADLPLARPGSLARLASLDGEVILVPDRHDGGTNVAVVPPGAGFTFSYGAGSFGRHRAEAARLRLRTAVVRAPELMWDVDLPADLELPSFVDVTWPSAIDPTVSPCT; from the coding sequence ATGGGAGCATCGACGACCGGCCCCGGCGCCGCACCGCCCGCCGCGCTGGTGCCGATCAAGGCCTTCGCGGAGGCCAAGCTCCGACTGGCACCCGGCCTCGATGCCGCCGAGCGCGGCGACCTCGCCCGTCGGATGGCCGCCACGGTCCTGGCCGCCGCGGAGCCGTTGCCCGTCACCGTGGTCTGCGACGACGAGGAGGTGGCCGACTGGGCCGCTTCCCACGGCGCTCAGATCGCCTGGACCCCAGGGCTCGGACTCAACGGCGCCGTCACCGCCGGCGCCGCCGTGCTGGCCGCCGCTGGCTGGTCCCGGGTCGTGGTGGCCCACGCCGACCTCCCCCTGGCGAGGCCCGGCAGCCTGGCCCGCCTGGCGTCGCTCGACGGCGAGGTGATCCTCGTCCCCGATCGCCACGACGGCGGCACCAACGTCGCCGTGGTGCCACCGGGAGCCGGGTTCACCTTCAGCTACGGCGCCGGCTCGTTCGGGCGCCATCGAGCCGAGGCCGCCCGGCTGCGCCTGCGCACCGCGGTGGTACGAGCGCCCGAGCTGATGTGGGACGTCGACCTCCCCGCCGACCTCGAGCTGCCCTCCTTCGTCGATGTCACCTGGCCATCGGCCATCGACCCGACCGTCTCACCGTGCACCTGA
- a CDS encoding NAD(P)H-dependent glycerol-3-phosphate dehydrogenase: protein MAMRVAVIGAGSWGTTVATLAARNTPTVLWARREELAAEIDRDHVNSAYLPGVELPPRLEATSSVAQAIADADVVVMAVPSHGFRDVLTDVAVQVRPWVPVISLSKGFEQGTRLRMTEIVNELMPGHPAGVLTGPNLAKEVVAGQPAGAVLAMADERIAEALQPLFGTDSFRIYTNPDIVGCEVAGALKNVMAIAAGMIDGMGFGDNTRATLMTRGLAELTRLGVALGGEPLTFSGLAGMGDLVATCSSTQSRNHHVGEQLGLGRSVEQIIDEMNMVAEGVKSSKVVCELAEELGVEMPIAEQVEAVCHRGRSAAEALTLLMQRQSGAEMHGLDG, encoded by the coding sequence ATGGCCATGCGCGTCGCAGTGATCGGTGCCGGATCGTGGGGGACGACGGTGGCGACGCTGGCGGCGCGCAACACCCCCACCGTGCTGTGGGCCCGACGCGAGGAGCTGGCGGCCGAGATCGACCGCGACCACGTCAACAGCGCCTACCTCCCCGGCGTCGAGCTGCCGCCGCGGCTGGAGGCGACCTCGTCGGTCGCCCAGGCCATCGCCGACGCCGACGTGGTCGTCATGGCGGTGCCCTCCCACGGCTTCCGCGACGTGCTCACCGACGTGGCCGTCCAGGTGCGGCCGTGGGTGCCGGTCATCAGCCTCTCGAAGGGCTTCGAGCAGGGGACGCGCCTGCGCATGACCGAGATCGTCAACGAGCTCATGCCCGGCCACCCCGCCGGCGTGCTCACCGGCCCGAACCTGGCCAAGGAGGTCGTCGCCGGTCAGCCGGCGGGGGCGGTGCTGGCGATGGCTGACGAACGCATCGCCGAGGCCCTGCAGCCGCTCTTCGGCACCGACTCGTTCCGGATCTACACCAACCCCGACATCGTCGGGTGCGAGGTGGCGGGCGCGCTCAAGAACGTCATGGCGATCGCTGCCGGGATGATCGACGGGATGGGCTTCGGCGACAACACGCGGGCAACCCTCATGACCCGTGGCCTGGCCGAGCTCACCCGGCTCGGCGTCGCCCTCGGCGGGGAGCCCCTCACCTTCTCCGGCCTCGCTGGCATGGGCGACCTCGTGGCCACCTGCTCCAGCACCCAGAGCCGCAACCACCACGTGGGTGAGCAGCTCGGCCTCGGCCGCAGCGTGGAGCAGATCATCGACGAGATGAACATGGTGGCCGAGGGCGTCAAGAGCTCGAAGGTGGTCTGCGAGCTCGCCGAGGAGCTCGGTGTGGAGATGCCGATCGCCGAACAGGTGGAAGCCGTGTGCCACCGGGGGCGGAGCGCCGCTGAGGCGCTCACCCTCCTCATGCAGCGCCAGTCGGGCGCTGAGATGCACGGCCTCGACGGCTGA
- a CDS encoding C69 family dipeptidase, with translation MCDCLVALRPATRAGATIFAKNSDRPPAEAQPLEQHSPRRDDGPLQCTHIAVDPAPGETIGFVGSRPWWCWGVEHGVNDAGVAIGNEAIYTTLDPRTVPPALIGMDLVRLGLERAATAATAVEVMVDLLERHGQGGTGHHGAERPYWSSFLVADGADAWVLETSGRTWATERVARSRAVSNRTTIPSFDAEHRHPRQPVATLVDPRLDASRAVLAAEPVRVDDVVAHLRSHVGEEGFTVCMHAGDVEATTASMVVELAGTHPLARWLLGSPCTSVYVPVHVGRALGEPPAWERFVALQAEHRPALSRLEAALVADVVDEDAWGPEAWRRVDDVLAACGV, from the coding sequence GTGTGCGACTGCCTGGTGGCGCTGAGGCCGGCCACCCGAGCGGGGGCGACGATCTTCGCCAAGAACAGCGACCGGCCACCGGCGGAGGCCCAGCCGCTCGAGCAGCACTCGCCGAGGCGCGACGACGGGCCGCTGCAGTGCACCCACATCGCGGTGGACCCCGCCCCGGGGGAGACCATCGGGTTCGTGGGCTCGCGGCCCTGGTGGTGCTGGGGCGTGGAGCACGGGGTCAACGACGCCGGGGTGGCCATCGGCAACGAGGCGATCTACACCACGCTCGACCCGAGGACGGTGCCACCCGCGCTCATCGGCATGGACCTCGTCCGCCTCGGTCTCGAGCGGGCGGCGACGGCGGCGACCGCGGTGGAGGTCATGGTCGACCTGCTGGAACGCCACGGGCAGGGCGGGACCGGCCACCACGGCGCCGAGCGGCCCTACTGGTCGTCGTTCCTGGTGGCCGACGGCGCCGACGCCTGGGTGTTGGAGACGTCCGGGCGCACCTGGGCAACCGAGCGGGTGGCAAGGTCGCGGGCGGTGTCGAACCGAACGACGATCCCGTCGTTCGACGCCGAGCACCGCCACCCCCGCCAGCCGGTGGCGACGCTGGTCGACCCGCGCCTCGACGCCAGCCGGGCGGTGCTGGCGGCGGAACCGGTGCGCGTGGACGACGTGGTTGCCCACCTCCGGAGCCACGTTGGCGAGGAGGGCTTCACCGTCTGCATGCACGCCGGCGACGTCGAGGCCACCACCGCGTCGATGGTGGTGGAGCTGGCCGGGACCCACCCCCTCGCCCGCTGGCTCCTCGGGTCGCCTTGCACCTCGGTCTACGTGCCCGTCCACGTGGGCCGGGCGCTCGGCGAGCCGCCGGCGTGGGAGCGCTTCGTCGCCTTGCAGGCCGAGCACCGTCCTGCCCTCTCCCGTCTCGAGGCGGCGCTCGTCGCCGACGTGGTCGACGAGGACGCATGGGGCCCGGAGGCGTGGCGCCGGGTCGACGACGTGCTCGCTGCGTGCGGGGTGTGA
- a CDS encoding wax ester/triacylglycerol synthase family O-acyltransferase, with the protein MKQLTGLDATFLYMETGTTFGHVNGLSVFRRPDDPDWSPYEAFRRQLERRIPLLEPLRRRVVEVPFQLDHPYWIEDPDFDLDYHLRSNALPAPGDDRALAALVGRIIGRPLDRAHPLWETHVIEGLEGDRFAVLTKIHHATVDGASGAELMTILFDPAPDTPDEGIPDDDRRPEPVPSPATVLGRALVDMAGKPRKLVRLQLRSLRALGELTRNRGLTGLVDLASSVPNPLLRRPASEEEPDTATPPRTGRAPATPFNRSITPHRRLELRNASLDDVKAIKNALGATVNDVIMAVCAGGLRRYLQAHDALPADPLVAMIPVSIRTGEEEERWTNRVSAIFSSIPTDVDDPVARVWKVHHAMEAAKDRFLLMPADVMTDYTQFSPPALATRAMRLATRLKIGDRLNPPFNLVISNVPGPRSPLYLAGAELEHYYPVSTIGEGQGLNITVQSYLDRLDFAFVGCRELLPDLDLLADLVLDELAGLLATAQAGVAAADA; encoded by the coding sequence ATGAAGCAGCTCACCGGCCTCGACGCCACGTTCCTGTACATGGAGACCGGCACGACGTTCGGTCACGTCAACGGCCTGTCGGTGTTCCGGCGGCCCGACGATCCCGACTGGTCGCCCTACGAGGCGTTCCGCCGCCAGCTCGAGCGCCGGATCCCGCTGCTCGAGCCGTTGCGCCGACGGGTCGTCGAGGTGCCCTTCCAGCTCGACCACCCGTACTGGATCGAGGACCCCGACTTCGACCTCGACTACCACCTGCGCTCGAACGCCCTCCCGGCGCCCGGCGACGACCGGGCGCTGGCGGCCCTCGTCGGCCGGATCATCGGCCGTCCGCTGGACCGCGCCCACCCGCTGTGGGAGACCCACGTCATCGAGGGGCTCGAGGGTGACCGCTTCGCCGTCCTCACCAAGATCCACCACGCCACCGTCGACGGTGCCTCGGGCGCCGAGCTGATGACGATCCTCTTCGACCCCGCGCCCGACACCCCCGACGAGGGCATCCCGGACGACGACCGTCGCCCCGAGCCCGTGCCCTCACCCGCGACCGTGCTCGGCCGGGCGCTCGTCGACATGGCCGGCAAGCCCCGCAAGCTCGTCCGGCTCCAGCTCCGCAGCCTGCGGGCCCTGGGCGAGCTGACCCGCAACCGGGGGCTCACGGGTCTGGTCGACCTCGCGTCCAGCGTGCCCAACCCGCTCCTGCGCCGTCCCGCATCGGAGGAGGAGCCCGACACCGCCACACCGCCACGGACCGGCCGGGCGCCGGCCACGCCGTTCAACCGGTCCATCACCCCCCACCGCCGCCTCGAGCTGCGCAACGCGTCGCTCGACGACGTCAAGGCGATCAAGAACGCACTGGGGGCCACGGTGAACGACGTCATCATGGCGGTGTGCGCCGGCGGCCTGCGCCGTTACCTCCAGGCTCACGACGCCCTGCCCGCAGATCCCCTGGTGGCGATGATCCCGGTTTCGATCCGCACCGGCGAAGAGGAGGAGCGCTGGACCAACCGGGTCTCGGCCATCTTCTCCTCCATCCCCACCGACGTCGACGACCCGGTGGCGAGGGTCTGGAAGGTGCACCACGCCATGGAGGCGGCCAAGGACCGCTTCCTGTTGATGCCCGCCGACGTGATGACCGACTACACGCAGTTCTCCCCACCCGCCCTGGCCACGAGAGCCATGCGCCTGGCCACAAGGCTCAAGATCGGCGACCGGCTCAACCCACCGTTCAACCTGGTGATCTCCAACGTCCCCGGCCCGCGCTCGCCGCTCTACCTGGCCGGCGCCGAGCTCGAGCACTACTACCCGGTGTCGACCATCGGCGAGGGCCAGGGCCTCAACATCACCGTGCAGAGCTACCTCGACCGGCTCGACTTCGCCTTCGTGGGTTGCCGCGAGCTGCTGCCCGACCTCGACCTGCTTGCCGACCTCGTCCTCGACGAGCTCGCCGGCCTGCTCGCGACGGCGCAGGCCGGGGTCGCCGCGGCTGACGCCTGA
- a CDS encoding GYD domain-containing protein — protein sequence MPRYIMLSNLGPNGAATLQEHPERVKAVNSEVEAMGVQVIDQYALLGQYDFLSILDAPDEVTMAKVATTLAARGTLKAMTLTAIPVDEYIARMNTEG from the coding sequence ATGCCCCGCTACATCATGCTCTCCAACCTCGGACCCAACGGCGCCGCCACCCTCCAGGAGCACCCCGAGCGGGTGAAGGCGGTCAACAGCGAGGTCGAGGCCATGGGGGTGCAGGTCATCGACCAGTACGCCCTGCTCGGCCAGTACGACTTCCTGAGCATCCTCGACGCCCCCGACGAGGTGACCATGGCCAAGGTGGCCACCACGCTCGCCGCCCGGGGGACCCTCAAGGCCATGACCCTGACCGCCATCCCGGTCGACGAGTACATCGCCCGGATGAACACCGAGGGCTAG
- a CDS encoding ribonuclease HII, with protein MVASAPVLRRALKASSPTLAVERALWADGHRVVVGIDEVGRGSWAGPLTVGAAVLPQDRRVYKVRDSKALTEAEREALFDRIAHWCSAWAVGHATQEECDALGMSTAQRLAAARAVEGLGVAPDQVLIDGSWDFVGGGNTQRLVKGDARCLSIAAASILAKVTRDRIMRAEAEHFPGYDFERNKGYPCPHHKVALAGMGPTSIHRRSWVFMDHLPWTGLHRPVPPGAPTLF; from the coding sequence GTGGTCGCCTCCGCCCCCGTCCTGCGTCGAGCGTTGAAGGCATCGTCGCCCACGCTGGCGGTGGAGCGGGCGCTGTGGGCCGACGGTCACCGGGTGGTCGTGGGCATCGACGAGGTGGGCCGCGGCTCGTGGGCAGGCCCACTCACCGTCGGTGCCGCCGTCTTGCCGCAGGACCGCCGGGTCTACAAGGTGCGCGACTCGAAGGCCCTCACCGAGGCGGAGCGCGAGGCCCTCTTCGACCGGATCGCCCACTGGTGCTCGGCATGGGCCGTCGGCCACGCCACTCAGGAGGAGTGCGACGCCCTGGGCATGTCGACTGCCCAGCGCCTCGCCGCCGCCCGAGCCGTGGAGGGGCTCGGGGTGGCGCCCGACCAGGTCCTGATCGACGGGAGCTGGGACTTCGTCGGGGGCGGCAACACGCAGCGCCTGGTGAAGGGCGACGCCCGCTGCCTCTCGATCGCGGCCGCCTCGATCCTGGCAAAGGTCACCCGTGATCGCATCATGCGGGCCGAGGCCGAGCACTTCCCTGGCTACGACTTCGAGCGCAACAAGGGCTACCCCTGCCCCCACCACAAGGTCGCCCTCGCCGGCATGGGGCCGACCTCGATCCACCGTCGCTCGTGGGTCTTCATGGACCACCTGCCCTGGACCGGCCTCCACCGCCCGGTGCCGCCGGGCGCCCCGACCCTGTTCTGA